The following are encoded together in the Lactuca sativa cultivar Salinas chromosome 1, Lsat_Salinas_v11, whole genome shotgun sequence genome:
- the LOC111878817 gene encoding chaperonin CPN60-like 2, mitochondrial, with protein sequence MYRFAAALTSSIKSSTSRKLVHGRVIWSRNYVAKDIEFGSRARAAMLLGVNQLADAVKVTMGPKGRNVIIEQSHGSPKVTKDGVTVAKSINFEEKAKNVGANLVKQVASATNSAAGDGTTCATVLTQAIFTEGCKSVAAGVNVMDLRSGINMAVDAVIADLKSRAVMISTPEEITQVATISANGEREIGELIARAMEKVGKEGVITVADGNTLYNELEVVEGMKLGRGYISPYFVTNTMTQKCELEHPLIFIHDKKVSDVNSLVRILELALGKNRPLLIVAEDLESDLLAMLIINKRQAGLKVCAIKAPGFGDNRRANLEDLAVLTGGEVISEERGLTLNDVQLDKLGTAKTVIVSLDDTIILHGGGDKKQIEERCEELRSTIENSSAMFDKEKAQERLSKLSGGVAVFKVGGASEAEVGERKDRVTDALNATRAAVEEGIVPGGGVALLHATRVLKTLQTANADQKRGVEIVENALKAPTCTIVSNAGGDGAMVIGKLLEQNDLQFGFDAAQGKYVDMVKAGIIDPLKVVRTALVDAASVSLLLTTTEATVVDRQGEKNPLANRMPNMDDMGMGF encoded by the exons ATGTATCGGTTCGCTGCAGCATTAACTTCCTCGATCAA GTCGTCCACATCAAGGAAGCTG GTACATGGTAGAGTCATTTGGAGCAGAAACTATGTTGCAAAGGATATCGAGTTTGGATCTAGGGCTCGTGCTGCCATGTTGCTTGGTGTAAACCAGCTTGCTGATGCTGTAAAGGTCACAATGGGACCAAAG GGGCGTAATGTGATCATTGAGCAAAGCCATGGAAGTCCTAAAGTCACAAAAGATGGTGTCACAGTAGCCAAAAGCATCAACTTTGAGGAAAAGGCGAAAAACGTTGGTGCTAATCTTGTAAAGCAGGTTGCAAGTGCAACTAATTCTGCTGCTGGAGATG GTACAACTTGTGCTACTGTTCTGACACAAGCAATATTCACTGAAGGCTGCAAGTCTGTAGCTGCTGGTGTAAATGTTATGGATTTGAGAAGTGGTATTAATATGGCTGTTGATGCTGTTATAGCTGATTTAAAAAGTCGAGCAGTAATGATAAGTACACCAGAAGAAATTACAcag GTGGCCACTATATCTGCCAATGGAGAGCGTGAGATTGGTGAACTTATAGCAAGAGCCATGGAGAAAGTTGGAAAAGAAGGAGTCATTACAGTTGCT GATGGTAATACTTTGTATAATGAGCTAGAAGTTGTTGAAGGGATGAAGTTAGGCCGGGGTTACATCTCTCCTTATTTTGTTACAAACACAATGACACAAAAATGT GAATTAGAACATCCATTGATCTTTATTCATGACAAAAAGGTTTCAGACGTTAACTCGCTTGTCAGAATTTTGGAGCTCGCTTTAGGG AAAAACAGACCCCTGTTAATTGTGGCTGAAGATTTGGAAAGTGATCTGTTGGCAATGCTGATTATTAACAAGCGACAAGCTGGACTTAAG GTGTGTGCAATTAAAGCTCCTGGGTTTGGAGATAACCGAAGAGCCAATCTAGAAGATTTAGCAGTACTTACAGGAGGAGAG GTTATCAGCGAGGAACGTGGGTTGACCCTTAATGATGTGCAGCTTGACAAACTTGGCACAGCTAAAACG GTTATTGTTTCTCTTGATGATACAATCATTCTACATGGTGGTGGTGATAAGAAGCAAATAGAAGAAAGATGTGAGGAATTAAGGTCAACCATTGAGAACAGTTCTGCCATGTTTGACAAAGAGAAAGCACAAGAGAGAttatcaaagttgtcaggaggtGTTGCAGTCTTTAAG GTTGGAGGGGCTAGTGAGGCGGAAGTTGGAGAAAGAAAAGATAGGGTTACTGATGCTCTTAATGCCACAAGGGCAGCTGTAGAAGAAGGAATAGTTCCAG gtggtggagttgCCCTTTTACATGCTACTAGGGTTCTTAAAACCCTTCAGACTGCAAACGCGGATCAAAAAAGAGGAGTCGAAATTGTCGAAAATGCCCTTAAG GCACCTACATGCACAATAGTCTCAAATGCTGGTGGTGATGGGGCCATGGTTATTGGCAAGCTTTTGGAGCAGAATGATCTTCAGTTTGGATTTGATGCTGCTCAag GGAAATATGTTGATATGGTGAAGGCTGGAATTATAGATCCTCTAAAAGTTGTGAGAACAGCCTTAGTAGATGCTGCCAg TGTATCCTTATTGTTAACAACCACAGAGGCAACTGTTGTGGATCGTCAAGGAGAGAAAAACCCACTTGCAAATCGTATGCCAAACATGGATGATATGGGAATGGGATTCTGA
- the LOC111878818 gene encoding LOB domain-containing protein 22 has translation MTNNHNQNKIINHHHHNQLLPSPTTTTTTTNRSNSSTITTARSNSTTQACAACRYQRRKCAPDCILAPYFPHDRQRQFQNAHKLFGVSNITKLIRDLDPPQKDEAMRTIIYQSDVRAQDPVEGCYRIIRELHRQIEYSRAELEIVLHQLAICRAHAVQNQNQNLHHHHDQILIDGVDCDIHLVSNPDDPQLYDDLDTENVNHHHNHGLDLDLGQITQQQEHEDHNVQIHNNNHDQEQYILGQQNLNDQDDGCADDNVPQLQEINSWAATMHNSPPNSSAICLEVKPQVDECEDFKPLMINEIPDGDRHEFKFEFDEINEPSEETLFNEGNQKALNKEDNVSFFTKEEENVNVSYQQHNEDHDLKGAATLFTLTNCSSY, from the exons ATGACCAATAACCAcaatcaaaacaaaatcattaaccaccaccaccacaaccaacTCCTCCCGTCCCCgaccaccaccacaaccaccaccaaccGTTCCAATTCTTCAACCATCACAACCGCCCGTTCAAACTCCACCACCCAAGCCTGTGCCGCCTGCCGCTACCAACGACGGAAGTGCGCTCCGGACTGCATTCTCGCACCATATTTTCCGCACGATCGCCAGCGACAATTCCAAAACGCTCATAAATTGTTCGGTGTTAGCAACATTACGAAACTGATTCGTGATCTTGATCCTCCCCAAAAAGACGAAGCTATGCGGACGATTATTTACCAATCGGACGTCCGTGCGCAGGACCCCGTCGAGGGGTGTTACCGGATCATCCGGGAACTCCATCGCCAAATCGAATATtctcgagccgagctcgagatCGTTCTGCATCAGCTGGCAATTTGTCGAGCACATGCCGTGCAAAAtcaaaaccaaaacctccatcatCATCATGATCAGATATTAATCGATGGTGTAGATTGTGACATTCATCTCGTTAGCAATCCAGATGATCCACAGTTATACGACGATCTGGATACCGAAAACGTTAATCATCATCACAATCACGGACTTGATCTCGACCTGGGCCAAATAACGCAACAACAAGAACACGAAGATCATAATGTGCAAATTCACAATAATAAtcatgatcaagagcagtatatTTTGGGACAACAGAATTTGAACGATCAGGATGACGGTTGCGCAGATGATAACGTTCCGCAGCTCCAAGAGATAAATTCATGGGCGGCCACCATGCACAATTCGCCGCCGAATTCTTCCGCTATTTGCTTGGAGGTGAAGCCGCAGGTGGATGAATGTGAGGATTTCAAACCGCTTATGATCAACGAGATTCCGGATGGAGACAGACATGAATTTAAATTTGAATTCGATGAGATTAACGAACCCAG TGAGGAGACTCTTTTCAATGAAGGAAATCAGAAAGCgttgaataaagaagataatgtttCATTCTTCACAAAAGAAGAAGAGAATGTAAATGTATCCTATCAACAACACAATGAAGATCATGATCTCAAGGGTGCTGCTACTTTGTTTACTCTCACAAATTGTAGCAGCTactaa